The Gossypium hirsutum isolate 1008001.06 chromosome D03, Gossypium_hirsutum_v2.1, whole genome shotgun sequence genomic interval TATGTGCTCTAAGAAGCACtctcgaatatgaattgacggattacaaattgtacacttcaagtgtactacctgtgtatccatggatatttctaataaattcaacgggcaaagtttcGACATGAGAtaatctgaacttgagatgaattattatggaaatgtacatgttatatggatatatgatgtggaaagcatatgtatatgaaaattttacatAATGAGTTcatctttgattcttgatattcaCATGAAGTACATGACTAACGTATTTCTTGagattatatgtgtttaggcaaattgccaaattttctatggatgaattttGCATGTTTactttaaatataaatgattggtaagttaatatcccgttatatgaacttactaagcataatatgttTACCCTgtattatttttcctattttatagtactttggaagctcgttgggttggaagcttggcgaagatacttcacactatccatcagctcgtTTCGATATAAAAAGTAAGTTAAATCTTAGGTTATAATGGCAGGTATAGGCTAAAAGTGGTCAAGAATAGCAtgtatgtgtttggttgaatttagccattggaatggcttgtgatgaatgtgttttgatgtGTAAATATATAAGGTTATATCATGTTTAGTGTGAGATTGATATGGTTGATTTGTTAGTAATCTTATAAGTATTGTTTATATGCATTTTTGGTcaaataggtaagtttggatatatAGATTTATGAAGTGATACATCATGTATAAGACTTAATTTTGGGTTGGATTTGAATGTCTTGGATtggcttgtgaatgtgttaaagtgttaatgtaggtacaaggcaagtttgggtgagaaacatggcttggaaatgaccttattttgtccacacgggaaaAGACACAAGCgcgtgtcttagccgtgtgtgacacacggcctagcatatgggcgtgtgttttggccgtgtgtcttctgcatatttaaaaattcaaaacataatGCTCAAAATttatcacacagcctggcacacgggcgtgtggccccttcaccttaaaaaaattttgagatcttgcgaaAAATTCTatgagtactcggtttagtcccgaattgtttctaatgtatgttttgggtcacaagagctcatataagggactttatgaatactttctgacatgaatgttaaattttatgaaatgtctgtatttgatctgtatatttcggtaatgctccataactttgtttcggcgacagatacgggttagaggtgttacaatacaAGCGTGTGGGCCGCCTGTGTGGACCACACAGCCCCCTTACACGACCATGTCCCCCTGAAACCCTAGAATTTTTGCTTCTCACACAGCCTAGGACCctccacacagtcgtgtctcccCTGTAGGTTGATTTTACAATTTTCACACAACCTCAGTCTGTTACATGACTCAGCTACACAGCCGTGTACCACCTCCACACGGCCTAGTcatatggccatgtgtcccttatgttttaaatattataattttatcccctatttttcatatattataattttacccttatttttcaaaatttataattttgcccatatttttttagattttataattttacccctatttttcatattttatagttttgttccttatttttaaaaaattttatagttttgtctcctactttataaattttacagttttaaccaaaatattatatttcaatcAGATTAGTCTTTGAACAAGTTCTGAACTAGTTTTAGtgaattaaattatgcaattaggtCTCTAATGATATGAAATATGTTAGAATCCTTGATTAATcaaatttatatgttatttatttgtcTTTACTTATATTTGTGTTaattatgaataatatatattattattgtatctATACTTGTGATCGTATGAACGACATGCCCTATGATACTGTTACTCCGAATACATGAAAAGCATGAATTTTGGCTAATAAGTTGAACTATTATGAGCATATTAATTGTTATTGTATTATTCTATTAAAAGCATAATTAAATACTACCATATTGATTTATTTGAGTttgtcatattgcattgcatggggtgaaACGATGTGAATGAAAGAAATTGAACAGTTTATCTGCACCATTAAGTGGTTTATCCACACCGTTTGAACAACTTTTATCTGCAACGTTTGAACAGTTTATTAGCAACTTCAATTTGCAAATATGTTATGTATCCACAACCTTTTGGCAACTAGTCTGTAAAaactattttatcaaaatatcCGGTGGTATATCCACCGTTTTTTATTACTAGTGATTTATCCACAATGAGTGGATCGTCCACAACAATGAGTGATTTTATCCATAACATGGTGTAAATGTAGGGAGTTCTAGGAAGCTTTTACTGTAGTGTGTAGTGGTGGGGTAAAAACCTTTTTtctaataaattgaaattgaatgatttatgagcaTTTGTATTGTCGTGAACACCGAGATATTATGATAATGAGTTAATCTGGAACATCGAAATTTTGAGTTgctattaaaattgtgtttatccTTTAAACATTGAGATATTATGTTGATGAAATTTATCTGATTTACTGATATTTTGTATTGTTAATTAATTGCGGTTTATCCTTTGAAGTATGTTTTGTCTATTGTTTACTTTGATCTTTTTGCAatggaactcacactgagcttcatagctcactaCCGTTTTTATTTCTATCCTTACAGATAGCCCACCAAGTTAGAACGTGGGCCCGGCATACGGAGGGCTCGGCTCGAATTGACAGTTCTAccatatgaatattttaaaattactaattgatatttttattattcagaTACTATCATTTTATTTTGAACTATGGCATGAGACTTAGGTTGATTTTTAATTAACATGCATGTCttttaaataattctttttaaatgTTGAATCATGGATTATAACCAAATATGCATGAAATATAGATGTTATTAAAACTAAGTTAAAAATCACGTTTCCACAGCaagattataaataaattttctctaataaataaattagaaattaactaaaattttcaatgatAATCATCCTTTACAAAAAAGATGTTAAACTACTTTTTTTAACTCatagatttttctaaaaataatctaatttttcttctaaaataaaaaaaaatgttttgaatcGACTATTTTATAAACCTCGATTGCTACTAGGTCATTTTGATGGCTAATGTAATTTCCCGAATTTAGGTCTAACGTCTAAGCCAAATTGGGGAGGTTACAgagaaatttagaaattgggaatTTTCAATGTTAAATGATAGAAAAGACAAATACTAAAGAAGTTTAGAAAAGTCTATatattgagagaaaaaaaattagggtaTTAACTAGATTGTAAGAGATTGAAAAGTATTGGGGCCAAAgtgaaaaaatttaaagttaaaatgattaaattgaattgaaggaaaatgagGGACTAGAGgtgaaaatttaccaaaagaaAGAATGAATCATACATGGTATTATAGAAAAAGTTAAGGACAAAATGGAAAATATTTGAGTTagataattatgaaaatttaccaaaagaaAGAATGAATCATACATGGTATTATAGAAAAAGTTaaaggacaaaatggtaaatatttgagttagataattataaaaagtgtaatgattaaggactaaattgtctgAAAACATAATTGGTAGGGCACAATGataattaagtgaataaaataattattgagagtgtattaattaaatatgaaattgtgTCAAATAAGATTGGAGGGTCAAAATctaaatcattaaattaaaagatattttaatggATTAAGTAGAAAAGTGTAGAAAAAGATGAAAGAACCTTTCATCTTTATATATGCCATCCGCACCACTTCTTATAGCCACCATCTTCAACTTTCCATTTTCTTACAAATAGGTCCTCACAATTAAGTTAAATTCCTCTAATTTCTTTTATGATTAGTGAGTGAAATTAATAGAGAAATGTAGTAACTACCCAAATTTCATAAGAAATGCATCCATGAATGCCTTGaaagagagaaaataagagaTTAGTATTGAGTACAAGAGATTAAGGTAAGAAATGTTAACTTTTCATGAAATACATATTAGTTTTGATTGAAAAACATAGATTATGATATGTGAGTATGATTTTAACGTGTAAATATTGTATGTTTTTATACGATaaatgaagaaaaagtgaaggaaaGTGAGAAACAAGTGGAGAGTTAAAGCAAAGGAGGAGCCAAagtaagaaatagaaaaaaaaacttgattccTAACTTTGAGTTGTAAGTACAACTAgagtttcactttttttttcaaaatttgtggtAAATTGTTAAGTTAAATTAGATGGATATAAGTCTTAATATGATGTTTAATTATAAGCTTGCatgttttataaataaagaataagATTTGATAATGATTAAGTATAAGGAAAtgataaattgattttatttactAAGTATTAcgtaatagagaaaataaaagaaaagtaagtAAAAAAAGACTAAAGTGTAAAAGATATAAAAGTTGATAGAATtacaattattataaataaatgagtATACAAAGTGAAATATGTTAATGAGTAAAATATGGAAGGATGCGGTAAAGTTATGATAATATTTGATAAActatgaaaaagaaaaggattaaattgcaaaatatgtAAAAGTGACATGTGAAAGACATAGTAAGAATTATTAGTGAATTATGGAATTTTTATAAGGTATTATGATATATGTgatatattattgatatatgatttttttgttaattgaattgttatatcaattattaaattaaaataagttcaaagtatttgaattatgttttgaaataagaaaatgaaatggATTATGATATAGTTTCTCAAGTAGACGAGATAAGAACTAGTGGGATATAGATGACATACCATTAAGGAAATTTAGCGCACTCTCTATTACGCACTTCAATGTTGTCTCATTACGCACTTTAATTTTGTCCTGTACTGATTCGTATATCCCACATGTTCTGTTTAGTGTACTAGGCCTTTGTTAAATGTTTAATACTATATTTGTTAAATGaagaaacaagaaaattaaatgcattgaaataggactaaattgggTCTTGATAAATAATAGCAATAGATGAAAAGATGTAATAATTGATTGGTAAGTTTAAAGTTAATTATGAGTACATGTTCtgaataaatttatgaaaatgatcataaaataaattaagtttttatattggaaaaaaatgttaattaaactCCGGGTGTATTTACTAAGCTAGCAATAACTTAACATGTGTTTTATACACGTAGGAAAAAGAGTAGAAACAAAGGATACCAAAGATTTGAAGCATCTCATCACATCACCGGAGTCGAAAAAGACTAATTCTTCTCTAGTTTGTCTTAGATAAGTGGCATGTACCTAGATGAGTGTTATGTTAGTAAATGAAATGTTAAGTGATCTAGTCGTAAAACTTGATATTGGTTTGATTATTTTAAGAAATTGAGTATGGAGAATGcatgattataattgataaatgaaATGATCTGGTTTAAATTGTCTATTGAATAGGGAATTTACATGGTGAAATTGATGGGCTATTTTGACAAATTTTCCTTTGGATTTTCTAAAATATCGAACCTTATTTAGGTATCAATACTTTGACTAGGGAACAAATATATATGAatcttatttgatttttctaaaatattgaaGTTTAAAACGGTATCAATACCAATACAGGGGTATCGATACTTGAaacaaggtatcgatacctacgaGGCAGTATCAGTACTTCAGCGCTATTTTGCATAAATGAGatgtttaaacaaaaattttatccaattttattcaatataatagtaatatgaaaataacaagtaaataataTTAGAACATTCTCTATAAAAGGTCCGATTTAATAGTATAAGGCCAAGGTTACTCTGACATCAAATGTGACATTCCATATTTTGACCCGGGTGGTCGGGTCGgatataggggtgttacatttattagtatcaaaaTCCAGTTTTCTAATCCTAAGGTCAAAAATGAATCTAGAAGTACATGTCGTTTGTTTACTGATGTGATGagatgtgatttttttttttttttttggataaagcTAGATTGTGTGATGTGGATAGAAGATGTCCCGAGATTCTAGAGATGCTTCAAATGAAGAAATAGAAAGTAGGGCTTCTAATCTTAACCGAGGAGAACGTGTACCACTGTCTGCGGCCCAGAATGAGCAGGAAGAACTAGTAAGATCAAGGTCTGAACAAAGGCAAGAGTGATAGGAAAACAAGAAATGAATCAGAATTAGTACATGTTAAAGGTCCAAACACAATAAGCTTTCTTTTAGACATTAATCCAGTTCTCAGCAGTTTATCATAATCAATGTCCCTCCAGTCCTCCTCCACCTCCTGTCCCTCTTGTGCCAGAATCATAGTCCCAACAACAATTTTCTGTTACAAATTAACTATCTCCTCTGgagaaaattagaaaacatggagctgaagaatttagaggtaAGAAATAAGATGATCATGCTATGGTTGGATATTGGTTAAAAAACAGTTCAGATGGAGACAAGTTGAGATGTGTTGTGTCATTATTACAAGATGAAACTTATCAATGATGGACCACTGTAAAGAGTGTGAATTCGGTTGAAAGAATTACATGAAATTTCTTCTTATCAGAATTTAAAAAGAAGTTTGTGGGTCAACTATATTTGGAAAGTAAGAAGTGAGAATTCATTGATTTGAAGCAAAACAAAATCACTGTCTGAATACAAAaaagaatttgtgagattgagtaaatatgcttgaGAGCTAGTGACTACGGAATCTGATGTGTAGAAGATTCGAGTGGGGACTGAATGAATATCTTTATGTACATGTGGGTTTGAATTTACAAGATTTATCATCTTTGGTTGAAAGAGCACAAAGAATAGAAGGAATGAATAGACACAAGACAAGAACTCGGGAAAAAGAGTAACCACTAGTTGAACAAACTATGAAAACTACTCAAGTTCAGCAAGGGGAAATCGGATAGAAACAGTAAGTGGCACTGTTAGTAGTCAGAGATATGGAAAAGAAGTAGCAAATTGATCCGAATCTCAAATGATACCACGAGCTTATGCAGTTATGCCATTTGATAATCCTGATGTGATAACTGGTAATGTTTCTTTAActaatattttaatgtttgtgTTAATTGATTTCGGTTCTGCCCATTagtgggaaaaaaaaaagagaataattagtaGAATGTGTCGAGAAGGATGAATTAAACATTAGTTCTCCTGGGTAAAGGGAGAAGAAAGTGAAACATATGAGTAATGATTTTTGAGAAGTTACAGATTATAGATTTTATGTTAAGCTTACAGTTTTGATGTGATACTTGGCATGATCTGCATATCAGAATATGGTGAAAACTTGGTTGAAATTTCAGTACTGCCCTGCAAAAATTTCTTCAAATTTGATAGTCAGTTTGAATCAGTgattcaaaaattaaaagacaGGTTTAGAGATTGTATTATTGAGTCTGGAGCCTGTTGCATTACATGGGATTCTTGACATGAATGGGAATCAATAGTTATTGATTGATTTTAGTTATCAATATTGGAAAAACTtttatgatgtttttcatgtataAATGTCGAAATAGTTTCAGAAGAAATTGAAAATTCAGATAGATCTTATATCCGAAGGAGCGATGTGGGTGAGTGAAGAAATTATAAGACAATAGTATTGCAGTTACCAGAGTATTATCaatttttgaggacaaaattttttAAGCGGGAGAGAAATGTAAAATCCTCAAAATTTTAGGAATTTGAAACAAtgataaataaatagtgaattaGTTATAATTTGAGAAAGTCGAAATTTGAACATTTTCAGTGTTATAAGAAAGTGAAGTCAGATACTGAAAAAGTTTGGAAAAGTCTATATATTGAGAGAAATAAATCTGGGGTATTAACTAGATTGTAAGAGAGTGAAAAGTATTGGAGGTAAATTGAGAAAATTAAGGttagaatgattaaattgaattaaaagaaaaaggaggaGGGATAGAGGTGAAAGTTTGccaaaagaaagaataaatcATACATGGTAGTATAGAAAAAGTTAAAAGGACAAAATGGTGATTATTTGaaagaaataattatgaaaagtgtAATGATTAaggattaaggactaaattgtgtcaAAACATGATTGGtaaggcaaaatggtaattaagtCAACAGCTTAAGTATGACATAATACAAGAATATGGGACAAAGGAACTTCAGCTAACAAGTGACAGAAACCAAACTAAATTGGGTCTTTCCACCATCAATATTCCTTTCAAATCCTAGTTCATATCACTTATCTTATGTCCATCCCTAGCAAAAGCAAAAGCATGCTTGGATGATGAATTATTCTCCTCCCATTATCAAACTCCAAGGCAGCCCACTAAATCAAACTTTGTATTCACACCCAGATTCCCTGTGTTTGATCACCCATATTTGTATTCTAATAATATAGGCAAGTACAACTAGTTTGAGTTCCTCTACTTAAGAATTTGAGCAAAATTTGCAGCAAACAAGAACAAAACAAACCCACATTTGATATAGGAAACAAGTATGCGTCTATGATGATACAAAGCATGCCAATATGTGAGGTTATTAAAACCTGGAAATATTCAGAAAGTACCTATATTTGGCATCTCCAATCCTCAATTATCCCCGCAGTTTATGTCCTTGTGCACAACATCACGTAAAAAATCCGTAATGACAGACTCAAAATCCGGCATTTTGGCATACCCCGGAAAATAATTGATATCGATGACTAGGTAATTCTCCTTGTTTTTCCCATCCCTAATCACAtcgaaattaaacaaatttaacctCAATTCCTCCTTTAACCCTTCCACCAACTCCTTCACTAAACTCTCCGGGGGCATTTCCGTCTTTTCAAATTTACAACCTTCCCCTCCCCCTGCCGCTGCCAAATTCGAGACCTGCGAAAACGGCAGTGAACCTTTCAAATTTACCAGTTTCTCCTCCGAAATATCGGGTAACGACTTCCGTTTCACGCACCGGAAATATTTGCCGGCCACGTAGACTTTAAAGACGACGCCGCCGTGATTAACGAACTCCTGCAAAACAAACGGCGCCGTTAAGTTATTTAACCCATCTTTGTCGAAGATGAGGTGCAGTTTGTGCGACGTCTCACTGCCGTCCGCGTCTAACGGCTTCGCGATTAACGGAAAGTTGAGTTTCAAATTTTCCAAACCCGTAACTTCGGTAATGGTGATTTGTTTGGGGACTCCGGTGTTGTTTATTTTTAGTTTCGAAACAGTTTCGAGCATTGAGATTCTGTTTCGAAGGATGTCGATGGACTCTGGAGAGGCGATGATGGGGATGTTAGGGTTTCGGGAAGCGAAGTCTTGAAGATTTTGTTTCCAGTCGGAGTCGTACAATTTGTGGAGGATGCAATCGAAGGGTCCTTGTTGGATCAAAGGTTTGGTGGGGTCGATTTTGGTTAAAACAACGCCATTCTGGGAGGCGTGAGAAAGGAGGGACGGTACGATGAAAGTTTGCTCCTTTTTCGGAGTTAAAGCGTAGCCGATTTGGTAGGGTTTTGAAGAAAGATTTGACATTTTTGGGAGGGAGATCTGTTTGGAAGACGAGAAAGTTGAGGAAAGTAGAAGTTGCAGTGAGAAAATAATACATATGAGCTTCAGGAGAACGTGGCaagttgaatatatttataacacGTGTACTACTGCGTCCAGACTCAAATGTTAactgaaaagaaaaaggaataaggAGAAAATACGGAAAAGTCAAATACGTAATTAGAATATAGAGATCTAATAAATAAATGACATGAAcaatttaaatttagttaataatATATCAGTATATAGAggtgataaaaaattataatataattaaatgtaaatattagattaaaagaaaatgatttatttatataaatagcaTGTGTTTAAATCTgtaactttttattaatttttataaaaaataaaatattaagatacttttaaataatataaatttttaaaatacagattaatattttcataatttttttaatcaattggTGTTCGGTTGACTTTTAACATCAATCAATTAAGAGTTTAAATAATGGTATAAATAAGTTATATATAAGTGagagaaaacattttaaataaaataatttgtttttaaaaaattatttagtaatTACTATTGATATAATGGTAAATAATCACATTTATgattgaatttctcaaaaataatattttttttaaaattaccaaattaaattttttttaagtattggaGTAGGCCGAAATAACAAAAAAGCTTCCAATTAGAAGCATTTTTAGCGGATTTATAGAAAAATGCTTCCAGTTAGAAGTGTGTTCCTTCT includes:
- the LOC107950542 gene encoding inositol-tetrakisphosphate 1-kinase 1, yielding MSNLSSKPYQIGYALTPKKEQTFIVPSLLSHASQNGVVLTKIDPTKPLIQQGPFDCILHKLYDSDWKQNLQDFASRNPNIPIIASPESIDILRNRISMLETVSKLKINNTGVPKQITITEVTGLENLKLNFPLIAKPLDADGSETSHKLHLIFDKDGLNNLTAPFVLQEFVNHGGVVFKVYVAGKYFRCVKRKSLPDISEEKLVNLKGSLPFSQVSNLAAAGGGEGCKFEKTEMPPESLVKELVEGLKEELRLNLFNFDVIRDGKNKENYLVIDINYFPGYAKMPDFESVITDFLRDVVHKDINCGDN